TATAAAGTTCTAAATATATTGCACttttggccaattcaatcttaaacattttagttGTGTTgattgagttctaaatctttcatattttgtcatttGAGTTCATTTGGCCAATTCTGGCTGGAAATCGCTAATGTGAATGTTAATCATCTTATTTGACATAACCGGTGTTGAAATGGCCAAACTagattcgaaaaaaaaaaaaaaaaaaaaaaaaaatttaaaattcaattttaaaaaaaatttaaaaaaatgttgacaTTAATGATGACTGTCCTACGTGATACAACTAGCATCAATGCTAGTAATTGCAattaaaattagtcaaatagacttaattggcaaaacgtgGAAGTGTTTATGACTCAGTTGGCACaactgaaaatttaaaattgaattagccAAGGTATAGGTTCAAAACTTTTTAGAGAATTTTCCCATTGGGCATGCTGGAGATTTGAATACAAGTACATGATTTGCCAATCAAACACTCCAAGAACTCTTGGTAGCACCAAcgttgaaaattttcaatataagaATCAGCACCCTAAAACATCAAATGTAACAGGCTGAAGTGCAACTCCAAAATGTCCACATTCCTCTTTTCAGGACTGGTAGTGGCAAAAAATAAAGAGCACTGAGTGAATTAAGAACAAGTGATCAAGCTAGATCGAGCTGTTTATGAGCACATAATGTCAACATAGACTATAGAAACAGCTtatgattttgttaattttgattggaaataatTGACGTGACAGTCCAATTAGCATCAATTGGCTTACATCGCACGATTAGTGCTAagatggacaatttttttaaatttttttctatctattctgtcttttctctttttcttttcttttctatttccctCTACTGGTTGCAAGGTCCATGTTAGTGCTGGTCGTCGACATCCATATCAACgaattccaatcaaaattgatcgaaaagattatattagaaaaatataaaagaaaaattggtactaaattggccaaattaaaaaaattagaaccgaATTGGTcatcatataatagatttaagacttttggGACAATTACCCAGCTGCCTACACAGACACCTTCATTCTGTTTTATCAATGCCAATAGTAGACATCAAATAGCAACAACTTTTTAATTCTCATTGAATAATTGCATTATCTCTTAATCACAGGAGACTTCCCAAGATCTCTCAAGCATTACGATGCATTGTCTGCGAGAACTAAAAGGAAATTTTCTGGCTCGATAGAGAAACTCGTAGCTTCAAGCGGAGGATTCGCTCGAAATCATTTTAGACTTGATGAAAATGCAGACGTCAAAAGCACGAAAAGAACAAATCCGTAGACACGAGGTTCTTTTATTCATATGGAAAACCGGCTAAACTCCTAAAATAGCATGAAAACTGGAAATTTCGTCCCTTCAGAAATTGCCATCGCAAAACGGGAACACGGCACAGCGACCGAACCTGAAACTTCCCACAGTATCACCTTGGTCAACAATTTACAGTTTCAGTTCCTCGCTCAAACACCAATTTACCACGGCAGCCTCATTGGAACAGAAGATGCAGAAGTCCAGAACTTGTGAGTCTATGATGTGCTGGTCATGCTACAGTTATCAGCAACCATCTGATGTATCCAACAATTCCAAAACGGAGACTGCCTTTGTAATTACAAGGACCACTTgtgaagcaaaaaaaaaaaaaattatcagggTTGCAGTTCTCTACTAATCACATTCTTTTTGCTCTCGCAGAATCCCGAGCAAACAGTACTTCATTGTTCCGCCAATTTGGCATCCCAACCATTTACAAAATCTTAGCCACGGATTCCTTGTTCTCGTCTAATGGGAGCATATAGCTTAATCAAGATGTTTAATATTCTACGGCATGAGACAAACACGAGTTCTCACCGTATtaccttcctcttcttcttccccacgCCACTATCTAATAAATCCGAGATCAATAGACATATTTCATAATTGTTAACTCACAGCAAATGAGACGACTTaaataccctgaaaaatctcAGCCTCTCACCACGAGGCTGTCCAAAATTCTAAAGATTTCCAGCAGCCCATGCCAAGAATTGTTTATAAGCAGGACATTCTCACGCCCACCAGAATTGTCCAGGGACAGGAATGGAGCAGAAAAActcaataattaaataattttaagtcACAAACTATGTTAATGTATATTAAAGTGAAATTTCATTCTGGAGATataaaacaaagagagaaagagaatcaAGTTACGTCATTCAACGATGACTTGTATTCAGGGAGTCCTTGGTTCTAGGAAAGCTACCAACTATACAGAACTTGTCAACTAAGCACTGTTGGAGGAACGCACTTCTACACATAGGGTTGAACTCAATAGAACCATTCCTTGCCATCAACCAAGTCATCACTTCACTCGATGCAGGAACAACCAAATAACTACATAAGATACCAGCCGCTTTCCAGTCAACTGACCACAAGAAAGCACCGCATCAACAGGCCTTACTGAAGCTTGAGACTTATGAGTTTCCAACTGAGGCTCACTAGCCTATGGTTGTGCTTGTGGCTGAGGAGCAGAGAATATCTGAGGTAAACGACATCAAACagaatttctgaaaattctttTTGATCTTTGATTTGGAGAAACCATTTTGTTTATTGGTGTCAAAGTAGGATATGGGGCATAAAAATGGAGAATctattctcctttcttttttctttttttgaaactCTTTGCTTACACAGTAGTGATATTTTGTGTTTCTCTCTTCAAACTAGCTGAAATATATGGCAAATCTATTCAGTACTGGAACTTTTTATTGGCCAAAATACAGAGTTGACTCTCTTTATATTCATATACAAACTTAAACagtaacccaaaaaaaaaaggtacacaATACCACTTCAAGGAATGCCTAATCATGAAGAATGCTTGAACCACCACAAACCAATATGACAAACCACATAAAAACTATCATCCCATGCAGAAAGGTTCAACAGTCTAATGAACAAATTGGGCAAGAAGGTTTAATCATGCACAAGCAGCAAAAGCTGACAAATGTATCAATATTCCAGAAATCATTACACCAGGGAAGATCACACAACTTCGTATGAACACtagaaaaagcagaaaataCAAGTTTACTGAATATTGGATGCCCCTGGCCAATCTGAACCATACTAAACGAAAAAGCTCTCCTGGCAGCAAAGAAGATATCAAGGAGCTTTCTTTCTGCTTTTTATGTGTTTCCCCATATCATATCAACAAGAGATGGTTGTAACCTGTGACATGAAGTGTAAAGCAGAGATTCATGGCGCAAAGCGGTATGTGTGAAAACAAGAACTTGTACTCCAAGGGTTTTGATTCAGGTAAGCTACCACAGTGTACACAAACTGATCAACCAACCACTGATGAGACATTGGCTTTGGCATAATCTTGAGAACCATTCATTGCAGCCGACCAAGAGAAGAATAAACTTGGTAAATGCAGGAACAGCTCAATAATACATCGTGCTCAGCCACTTTTCAGACACAACAGGCAGGAAAAGAAAACTCTTTTCCATGATGAGCCAGACCCTTCATAAAATTTCCATGTGGAAATTCTGCAAATTAATCTTAATTACATCCGCCAAGCCCTGAAGGAATTGCCACTAGCTCTTCAAAAAATCCCTCAAAGAAAATGGTAGAAAGGTATCCTAGAAAGCCACATAAAAATATGTCAGAAATATAGAATTGTCTTGATTATTCTACCAAACAATGTCATGATGAAAAGCAATAGCACCACATCGTGGACATGAATATGAGCATGACATTAACATATATATCTTAATAATGTCCTACTAAAAATGTTACCCAATATACACAATAGTAAAGGTCTTCTGCACAGGATCAAACCTCATTTACCAAGATACAGCAtatttccttgaatttctccaaaaaaTCATTCCAAAAATGGATATGCTACGATTTATGGCAAGCTTCACCCTCCCGCGGccccaaaagacaaaaaatggGGTATGCATACCATTTTAGTTGGGTTGAGCCTTCGGGTGATAATAGGTGAAGACTTGTACCGAGGGGGGAGATTGGTATTTGATCAAGGCCTTGTCATCAGACGATGGCACGTAGTACGCAACATTGAACTATAGACTGATAATGGACTTGACTATTGAAAAACAGATCAGTGGACTGACTCAATTACTGATGTTTAGATATGGATGTCATTGAAATGTTTTGATATACGTAGATAACTCCAGAAAATTACATTGAAAGTATTAAAGTTAAAGATGCTCATTATTATTACCGTATATATTgcattcaaaaattattttaatcttttttttttttacataaaagaTAATCCAACAAGTACCACTCACTCAGCTGGGGTTTTGTTGCTAACTTCCCCTTAGTCTACTGGTTGTAGGCTTGGTGTATGAGTACAGAACTGACTATGGTTTTACAATAAAGAGTCACCTTATAACAATAGCACCTTTTTTCCTAGTCATTTGAGATATTATGTGAATGAACCTACTcctgaatttaaataaaaaaaataaaaaagggtcGCACAACGGAGCAAATCACTCACCAAAATCAaatctttgttttcttccaaCTAGATTCTAAGACTAGTAATTcctataatttttcctttcttttctaggTTCTACATTCCTTTTCCATATTTGTTAGTTATAGAAATTGTCTTTTCATATCATAAATTCCCATCTTCACTCGCCAAAATCAaatctttgttttcttccaaCTAGATTCTAAGACTAGTAATTCCTAtaatttctcctttcttttctaggttctaaattttttttccatatttattaGACATAGAAATTGTCTTTTCATATCATAAATTCCCATCTTCGCAGCTAGTTCCAGAAAGAACCTTTCAATCTAATACAAGAAAACAATGTGTGACAACAAACATTGTTGTTGTCGTCATCGTCGTCattgttctcttcttcttttttcaatactatctaCCCCTTTTACTTGTTACTCTAATTcgtctctttttattatttatataaatttttggtggtggtggtagtaCTCTGGACGGTGTCACCAGAATGTTTAAATTTATTGTGGGTTCTAATTACTTTTGAGGTCAGTTAAGATTAGTTACATTCAAAGGCTTCAACCTTCAAGTACGAGAATGTCATGTCATTTTAAGTTGAGCTTGGGGTGTAGGCACAACTGATTAAGTAACAGTAAAATATAGCAGAGAAGAAGTACATGACTTCtgccaaaaagaaataataataataataataataaagatgCTTTAAGAATTGCACAAAGTGTGTGGACACCCCACTGCAGTAGTTTGGCTTGGTGTAGAACTGACCTTGTACTTATCCATCTCTAAAAACCCCTAGTCTATTAAAATTTGTATGGTAAACCCCTCTAACAGATTTTAACGTTTTCATGATGGAAATCCCACACAGTGTGACACAGTagcaaatttggccaaaaatttgTGTCAAGCCCCTTATTTGTAAGCAAAACATTAAAAACTGGAATTTTATCTTCACTCCAACGCACCACGCCTGCTTCTATCAATGAACTAGGGCAGTAATATGGATTATCAACCAAGATTTGCTGATGTGTCATGCCACTTATAATTTCTGGACATCaaaccatttaaaaaatatcaagaGGGGACAATGTACAAATGTAAATAGCACAAAGGGTTATTCTACAGAAATGAAAGGGGGActccataaaaaagcaaaagttcCTATGATTCCTCATGATTCACActtataatttttaaacttCTGAACACAAAATTACCTTGCCATGCTCTTGACTTAAAAGTTGTCTAACAACCACAATCTGTTTTATCAGCCTTTCCAGTGTGGAGTGACTTGGCTGGTTTGCATTTGCTGGCCGAAATACAGATGCACAAGTAATGAGGTCAACTTCTGAACGATGTTAGATACACAGTAAAAATTATACCAAGTCAAAGAATGAGGAATCGATCTTCGCACAGGAAAATATTAGTGTAAAGCAGTAGCATTTAATGGACTCAACCTAAAATTGGGCAACATAGCTCAGCAAGCACTGTAAGTAAGACAGACAAGGAACGGACCAAGGATTGCTCGATTCAAGCTATCAGCAACAGACTGCCTGTAGTCCGGGCTGACAAGATGAAACATTGGTGATTTTTCAGGCTCCTCATAAGCGAGCAAAGCCATGAAGTCCTGCAGCCATGGCATTTTATCTTATTCAGCCACATGATAAACTGGATATGTATAGACATCAAGTAATTCATGAGACTGACATACTTCTAGCTTTTTAACATATTCCTTCCCGAAAGGAGCCAATTTGGACTGAGCAAACTCAAGAGCTTCTGTGCTGCCCAGAAAAGATAACTTTGAATAAGAAGAGAATTTAAATCATGTACCCAGAAACCAAGAAAATCTAGCTCACCAGCTCTTGGAGCAGACAAGCTCGACAAAATGAAGGGTTAGAAGATTGAAATGCAAGTCCGTATTTTCCTTCAACAAGTCAGGAGCCAGCTCCTCAGTCAGATCGATGGCCTTGAGAGCATTACCCTCCGCAGCAAAGTGAAAAATTCCTATTTATAAATATTCCAACCAACAAGCATCGATTAAACTGTATTCAAGTAAGTCCTGGGActcaaaaaaatcattatcGCTTTTCAAGTCCTTGAGAATAGTGGAACTCAATGCAGGAATCCTGCCGTCTTAGAAAAAATATCAGTCAAGTCTAGGTCAATCCATCAAGAAACATAACAAATGGATGAACAACAGTTCTTCCTATACTTTGGAAGATTGCACCCATGCAAGACCAAAATTCTCTACAGTTGACTAAGCATTAAAAGGCTTGGTGTTTAATGTTCTTAGccactaaaataaaatataactGTCAGAACATTACCTTGCATCCTACATGCAACTCTAACAAGACAAACTTAACCAGCATCATGGGACACATGCAAGCTTATGCTCAAGAGAGGCATCCACATAGCATCAGACTCATATGGTCTACACCACAGTGCAGTTtaacaaacaaagaaattatCTCCTACTTATAAAGGAACtacctactttttcttttttccatgtcCTCGCAACAACTAGCTGGCTGCTTCATCCCCGTACAGGTGGTGAGAGATTCGACAGTTTCTTTGAAGCAATTATGCACAAGATATGAAAGAACAACACTGTGTATGTCATCCTCATTAATAGTCTGCAAAATGCACAAGAGTAAAAAGTACGAATAAGTAAACTGAAAGTCAAATAATTCAGAAATTCCCACGCAAATTTTATGCAAAGAACCCAGAACTTATGTGTCGCTTCGTCTTTATTTAGAGGAAATGGTAATGGCCACAACGGAAGTTAGGGAACCATTGGAGAACGATTATTCAGACACATGGCAAAACACAGATCCATGACAACCACAAAAGTTACGGAACTATCGGTATCAATGCCCACATACCGAAAGCTAAAAAACAATGCAAAAATGAAGTATCACGGTCATTATTTGCATCAAAAAGTCCTTGTATTGAGTTAAAGTTGTATCAATTGCCCATGAACCGGAAAGCAGCTTGCTAAGAACCAGCAGGCTTTTGAAATGGAGTGCCCAGGATAATGGACTTGTTTATACTATTGAATTTTATCATTACATGCGTCCTAATCGAGCTTCCTAGAGTCATCGGTAGCCTCTCACGCACAGTTCCAATTAAACCAAAAGTATCGTCTACTCCATGGCTTCTAAAATTAACATTCCGCAGGCAAATATAAAACAAAGGATTCTCTTTTAAAACACTTCCCACCAATCAAATCTCAAGTTTCAACATGAAACCCAGCAAATCACAGCGTGAAGCATCAGTAATTTAGCAAAGCAACCTGGCGATGAAAAATCAGCGGAGGGCGCAGCAATCGAagttaccaaaagaaaaaaaaaaaaaa
The window above is part of the Eucalyptus grandis isolate ANBG69807.140 chromosome 6, ASM1654582v1, whole genome shotgun sequence genome. Proteins encoded here:
- the LOC104448979 gene encoding glucose-induced degradation protein 8 homolog, with amino-acid sequence MDVDPRQYEQVTINEDDIHSVVLSYLVHNCFKETVESLTTCTGMKQPASCCEDMEKRKRIFHFAAEGNALKAIDLTEELAPDLLKENTDLHFNLLTLHFVELVCSKSCTEALEFAQSKLAPFGKEYVKKLEDFMALLAYEEPEKSPMFHLVSPDYRQSVADSLNRAILANANQPSHSTLERLIKQIVVVRQLLSQEHGKDTFLPFSLRDFLKS